The following are encoded in a window of Mycobacteroides chelonae CCUG 47445 genomic DNA:
- a CDS encoding glycosyltransferase family 4 protein yields the protein MLSEVSDQQGLPREVLMLCWRDTAHPQGGGSETYLQRIGAELAASGVKVTLRCAAYPGAPRREVVNGVHISRGGGRFTVYPRALLSLLAGRLGLGALRDVRPDVVIDTQNGIPFFASTVVSAPVVVLVHHCHREQWPVAGQLIGRLGWWLESRLSPRMHRRNQYLTVSQPSASDLVSLGVAPGRIAVVRNGIDEIPGLPAVGALDGVRSETPRVVVLSRLVPHKQIEHALTTLALLRDHVSDVHLDVVGDGWWMDPLVEHAARLGISDSVTFHGYLGEEAKHRVLQRAWVHLMPSRKEGWGLAVTEAAQHGVPTIGYRSSGGLTDSVTDGITGLLARDQDEFVRHTATLLADNKLRYRMGEAARARCADLSWQRSASGVWTVLKAAVLGVPISGIIGEEPVAAPQVEIPA from the coding sequence GTGTTGAGCGAAGTGTCAGATCAGCAGGGCCTCCCGCGGGAGGTCCTCATGTTGTGTTGGCGCGATACCGCCCATCCGCAGGGTGGCGGCAGCGAAACCTACCTGCAGCGCATCGGTGCCGAACTGGCCGCATCCGGCGTGAAGGTGACGCTGCGATGCGCCGCCTACCCGGGCGCCCCCCGCCGCGAGGTGGTCAACGGAGTGCACATCTCGCGCGGCGGCGGGCGTTTCACGGTGTATCCGCGGGCGCTGCTGTCGCTGCTGGCCGGCCGCTTAGGCCTGGGGGCACTGCGTGATGTGCGGCCCGATGTCGTCATCGACACCCAGAATGGCATCCCTTTTTTCGCAAGCACCGTGGTCAGTGCGCCCGTTGTTGTACTCGTGCATCACTGCCACCGCGAGCAGTGGCCCGTCGCCGGGCAGCTCATCGGCAGGCTGGGCTGGTGGCTGGAATCGCGGTTGTCTCCGCGGATGCATCGGCGCAACCAATATTTGACGGTCTCGCAACCGTCCGCATCGGACCTGGTGTCGCTGGGTGTAGCGCCCGGGCGGATTGCGGTGGTACGCAACGGTATCGACGAGATTCCGGGTTTGCCGGCAGTCGGTGCGCTGGACGGTGTGCGCAGTGAAACACCACGGGTCGTGGTGCTCTCGCGCCTGGTGCCGCATAAGCAGATCGAACACGCGCTGACCACTCTTGCGCTGCTGCGCGATCACGTCTCAGATGTGCACCTCGATGTGGTCGGGGATGGCTGGTGGATGGATCCGCTGGTGGAACATGCCGCGCGGCTTGGTATTTCCGACTCGGTGACATTTCACGGCTACCTCGGCGAGGAGGCCAAGCACCGGGTACTGCAACGCGCTTGGGTGCACCTGATGCCGTCGCGCAAGGAGGGCTGGGGCCTGGCGGTCACCGAGGCCGCGCAGCACGGCGTTCCCACGATCGGCTACCGCTCCTCCGGTGGGCTCACCGATTCGGTCACCGACGGCATCACCGGCCTGCTGGCCCGCGATCAGGACGAGTTTGTCCGGCACACCGCGACTCTGTTGGCGGATAACAAGCTTCGCTACCGAATGGGCGAGGCGGCGCGAGCTCGCTGTGCCGATCTGTCGTGGCAGCGCAGCGCATCCGGTGTGTGGACCGTGCTCAAGGCGGCAGTTCTCGGCGTCCCGATATCCGGGATTATCGGTGAGGAACCGGTGGCGGCTCCGCAGGTCGAAATCCCCGCCTGA